In Bacillus sp. BGMRC 2118, a genomic segment contains:
- a CDS encoding ABC transporter permease subunit produces MIRYVFRDWKFLLSFLFIVGILSVSMLYEPIYGNVKWEMESIYDENGQVIASTPFTPSQYPPFGTDRAGTPILAKIIQGAKYTILTGLVIGLIQVMIAFFISLFYFSFPKFIKEFFEGIVESQLYVPATIVAFMSLGLLASDSSSLESVLKLIRIQLVVLIFIGVPPLVLLLVKDIQKVMQEEYILASKTLGASRYSLYRKHVIPFMFPRLILQYSQRTVEVLMLIIHLGFLSVFLGGSVSVEIFDGVTKDYSTTNEWAGDIGKHFRDMFITPWMIYIPLIFYSITVLSFNTMTNSIQRYITDTYNRQWMRKDSSVSEELKTEQVMQQRVGTNPFTFLHSR; encoded by the coding sequence TTTCCTTTCTTTTCATTGTGGGGATTTTATCAGTAAGTATGTTGTATGAACCAATTTATGGTAATGTTAAATGGGAGATGGAATCCATTTATGATGAAAATGGGCAGGTTATTGCTTCTACACCATTTACCCCTAGTCAATATCCACCTTTTGGAACAGATCGTGCAGGAACACCGATACTAGCGAAGATCATTCAAGGTGCAAAGTACACTATTCTAACAGGGTTAGTAATCGGTTTGATACAAGTAATGATTGCATTTTTTATTTCGTTATTTTATTTTAGTTTTCCTAAATTCATCAAAGAATTCTTTGAGGGAATTGTTGAGTCACAATTATATGTACCAGCAACGATTGTTGCCTTTATGTCACTTGGATTGTTGGCTTCTGATAGTAGTAGTTTAGAGTCGGTGTTAAAACTCATTCGTATACAATTAGTTGTATTAATCTTCATAGGGGTACCACCACTCGTGTTACTTTTGGTGAAGGATATACAAAAAGTTATGCAAGAAGAGTATATACTAGCATCTAAGACGCTCGGTGCTAGCCGATATAGCTTATATAGAAAACATGTTATTCCGTTTATGTTTCCAAGGCTAATTTTACAATATTCTCAACGAACGGTTGAAGTACTCATGCTAATTATACACTTAGGATTTTTGTCAGTGTTTTTAGGAGGTAGTGTCAGCGTTGAAATATTTGATGGAGTGACAAAGGACTATTCAACAACGAATGAATGGGCAGGCGATATTGGGAAGCATTTTAGAGATATGTTTATTACGCCCTGGATGATCTACATCCCATTGATATTTTACTCAATTACGGTGCTTTCATTTAATACAATGACGAATTCTATTCAGCGTTACATTACAGATACGTACAATCGACAGTGGATGAGAAAGGATAGCAGTGTATCTGAAGAACTAAAGACTGAACAAGTAATGCAGCAACGAGTTGGCACAAACCCGTTTACATTTTTACATTCTCGATAA
- a CDS encoding sigma-70 family RNA polymerase sigma factor, with translation MNSKQIEKQNMVPVDITELKREEIFSELIDVMGTKIMRLAFTYVKDEKIAEDITQEVFLRCYKHIDQFRGEASIKTWIYTITVNLCKDYLRSWSYRKLFTFEKVDKEHTSQNSVLDYVLDTLEKKNLAHAVLQLPVKYREVIILHYYEDYTVHEMKDILQLNEDTIRTRLRRAREKLKLHYSKERPD, from the coding sequence ATGAATTCGAAACAAATAGAAAAACAGAATATGGTTCCAGTAGATATAACTGAACTAAAGAGAGAAGAAATTTTTTCAGAACTGATTGATGTTATGGGAACTAAGATTATGAGACTTGCCTTTACTTATGTAAAGGACGAGAAGATTGCGGAGGATATTACACAGGAAGTGTTTCTTCGCTGTTACAAGCATATTGACCAATTCAGAGGAGAGGCTTCGATTAAGACTTGGATTTATACAATCACAGTTAATTTATGTAAGGACTACTTGCGAAGTTGGTCATATCGAAAACTCTTTACGTTTGAAAAGGTTGATAAGGAACACACATCTCAAAATAGTGTACTAGATTACGTGCTAGACACGTTGGAAAAAAAGAATTTGGCTCATGCAGTGTTACAGCTGCCGGTGAAATATCGTGAAGTAATCATTCTTCATTATTATGAAGATTACACAGTACACGAAATGAAAGATATATTGCAACTCAATGAAGATACAATTCGAACAAGGTTAAGAAGAGCCAGAGAAAAGCTAAAACTTCACTATTCAAAAGAAAGGCCTGATTGA